Proteins from a genomic interval of Alosa alosa isolate M-15738 ecotype Scorff River chromosome 8, AALO_Geno_1.1, whole genome shotgun sequence:
- the LOC125299276 gene encoding heparan sulfate glucosamine 3-O-sulfotransferase 5, producing the protein MLFKQQVLLRQKLFVLGSLAIGSLLYLVARVGTLDRLQPICPIENRLAPPGLADQISLRTLQYKRSLLHELRKGNATKEQIRLHNLVQQLPRAIIIGVRKGGTRALLEMLNLHPAVVKASQEIHFFDNDQNYARGIDWYREKMPFSFPHQITIEKSPAYFITEEVPERIFKMNSSIKLLIIVREPTTRAVSDYTQVLEGKERKNKTYHKFEKLAIDTNTCEVNTKYKAVRTSIYTKHLERWLKYFPVEQFHIVDGDRLITDPLPELQLVERFLNLPSRISQYNLYFNATRGFYCLRFNIVFSKCLAGSKGRTHPEVDPAVVAKLRKFFHPFNQKFYQITGRTFSWP; encoded by the exons ATGCTATTCAAACAGCAGGTGTTGCTTAGACAGAAACTCTTCGTGCTGGGCAGCCTTGCTATTGGGAGTCTCCTCTATCTAGTGGCCAGGGTTGGGACCTTGGATAG GCTACAGCCAATTTGCCCAATTGAGAATAGACTGGCCCCTCCTGGCCTTGCAGACCAGATCTCCTTAAGGACCCTGCAGTACAAGCGCAGCCTGCTCCACGAGCTCCGCAAAGGAAATGCCACCAAGGAGCAGATCCGCCTGCACAACCTGGTGCAGCAGCTGCCCAGAGCCATCATCATTGGGGTGCGCAAAGGGGGCACGAGGGCCCTGCTGGAGATGCTCAACCTGCACCCGGCCGTGGTCAAGGCCTCCCAGGAGATCCACTTCTTCGACAATGACCAGAACTACGCCCGTGGCATCGACTGGTACCGGGAAAAGATGCCCTTTTCTTTCCCCCACCAGATCACCATTGAGAAGAGCCCAGCCTATTTCATCACCGAGGAGGTTCCCGAGCGCATCTTCAAGATGAACTCCTCCATCAAGCTGCTAATCATCGTGCGGGAGCCTACCACACGCGCCGTGTCCGACTACACACAGGTGCTGGAGGGTAAAGAGCGCAAGAACAAGACTTACCACAAGTTCGAGAAGCTGGCCATCGACACCAACACCTGCGAGGTGAACACCAAGTACAAAGCGGTGCGGACCAGCATCTACACAAAGCACCTGGAGCGCTGGCTGAAGTACTTCCCCGTGGAGCAGTTCCACATCGTGGACGGGGACCGGCTGATCACCGACCCACTGCCAGAGCTGCAGCTGGTGGAGCGCTTCCTCAACCTGCCCTCCCGCATCAGCCAGTACAACCTGTACTTTAACGCCACGCGTGGATTCTACTGCCTGCGGTTTAACATTGTCTTCAGTAAGTGCCTGGCAGGCAGCAAGGGACGCACTCACCCAGAGGTGGACCCTGCGGTGGTGGCCAAACTAAGGAAGTTCTTCCACCCGTTCAATCAGAAGTTTTACCAGATCACAGGCAGGACTTTCAGCTGGCCCTGA